From a region of the Catharus ustulatus isolate bCatUst1 chromosome 11, bCatUst1.pri.v2, whole genome shotgun sequence genome:
- the LOC117001536 gene encoding putative per-hexamer repeat protein 5, with protein sequence MVQKPGLLISEPTQHKRNLVNDFNGTQSALGYTTDSSTARALLTSLATSAVFFGRKAHGSAARLPRGRIGARAAAAALVREAREAPPADGASGQPKGLRLCRTSPGAAPAASPRPGTASGAGTGTDTGTDTDTDTDTDTDTDTDTDTDTDTDTDTDTGAGTDTDTSTDTDTDTSTNTDNDTDTSTDTGTDTDTDTSTNTNTDTDTHTDTSTNTDTGTDTDTGTGTDTGTGTDTDTSTNTNTDTDTHTDTSTNTDTDTGTDTDTGTGTDTDIGTGTDTDTQTPTPTQTLTPTQTLTPTQTPTLTQTLTHTDTNTDTNCNTSTNTNTGTDTDTDTDTNTDTDTDIDTNTNAGTDTDTNTDTNIDTNTGTDTDTDTDTNTDTNTDTDTNCNTSTNTGADTDTNTNTDTNTDTDTNTDTDTNTGTDTNTGTDTNTNTDTDTSTDTDTGTDTGTGTNTDTNTNTNCDTSTDTDTGTDTNTNTSTDTDTGTDTDTSTDTSTDTDTNTDTGTDTGTDTNIDTDTQTPTPTPTPALTQAPPAAVRVRAAHKQTNNQHTLDKQTNIPPTNKPTANTSPTNKPTTNIQHTRPLPRGTQGAHLAPAASAAPSLHVPFNVCTQSTALVQV encoded by the exons ATGGTTCAAAAGCCAGGGCTGCTGATCTCTGAACCCACTCAGCACAAGAGAAACCTAGTGAATGACTTTAATGGGACACAGTCAGCCCTGGGTTACACCACAGACTCTTCCACAGCTCGAGCCTTACTTACCAGCCTTGCCAC TTCGGCGGTGTTTTTTGGAAGGAAAGCCCATGGGAGCGCAGCCCGGCTCCCCCGCGGGAGGATCGGAGCCCGAGCCGCGGCCGCTGCCCTGGTTCGGGAGGCTCGGGAGGCTCCTCCAGCAGATGGAGCTTCAGGGCAGCCCAAAGGGCTCCGGCTGTGCCGCACATCGCCGGGAGCGGCTCCCGCTGCATCCCCACGGCCGGGCACGGCCTCCGGAgccggcaccggcaccgacaCCGGCACCGACACCGACACCGACACAGACACCGACACCGATACTGACACCGACACCGACACCGACACCGACACCGACACCGACACCGATACCGGCGCCGGAACCGACACCGACACCAGCACCGACACCGACACCGACACCAGCACCAACACCGACAACGATACTGACACCAGCACCGACACCGGCACCGACACCGACACCGACACCAGCACCAACACCAACACCGACACTGACACTCACACCGACACCAGCACCAACACCGACACCGGCACCGACACcgacaccggcaccggcaccgacaccggcaccggcaccgacaCCGACACCAGCACCAACACCAACACCGACACTGACACTCACACCGACACCAGCACCAACACCGACACCGACACCGGCACCGACACcgacaccggcaccggcaccgacaCCGACATCGGCACCGGCACcgacacagacacacagacaccaaCACCGACACAGACACTGACGCCGACACAGACACTGACGCCGACACAGACACCGACACTGACACAGACACTGAC acacacagacaccaaCACCGACACCAACTGCAACACCAGCACCAACACCAACACCGGCACCGACACTGACACCGATACCGACACCAACACTGACACCGACACAGACATAGACACCAACACCAACGCCGGCACTGACACCGACACCAACACCGACACCAACATCGACACCAACACCGGCACCGACACTGACACCGACACCGACACCAACACTGACACCAACACCGACACCGACACCAACTGCAACACCAGCACCAACACCGGCGCCGACACAGACACCAACACCAACACTGACACCAACACAGACACCGACACCAACACAGACACCGACACCAACACTGGCACTGACACCAACACTGGCACTGACACCAACACCAACACTGACACCGACACCAGCACCGACACCGACACCGGCACcgacaccggcaccggcaccaaCACTGACACCAACACCAACACCAACTGCGACACCAGCACTGACACCGACACCGGCACCGACACCAACACCAACACCAGCACTGACACCGACACTGGCACCGACACTGACACCAGCACCGACACCAGCACTGACACCGACACCAACACCGACACTGGCACCGACACCGGCACCGACACCAACATcgacacagacacacagacaccaaCTCCGACACCGACACCAGCACTGACACAGGCACCGCCTGCGGCTGTTCGGGTTCGAGCAGcccacaaacaaaccaacaaccaaCACACCCTCGACAAACAAACCAACATacccccaacaaacaaaccaacagcCAACACATCCCCAACAAACAAGCCAACAACCAACATCCAACACACCCGACCCCTCCCCAGGGGCACACAGGGAGCGCACCTGgctccagctgcctctgccGCCCCTTCCTTGCATGTCCCATTTAATGTGTGcacccaaagcacagcactCGTACAAGTTTGA